One part of the Rhinoraja longicauda isolate Sanriku21f unplaced genomic scaffold, sRhiLon1.1 Scf000595, whole genome shotgun sequence genome encodes these proteins:
- the LOC144591131 gene encoding LOW QUALITY PROTEIN: uncharacterized protein LOC144591131 (The sequence of the model RefSeq protein was modified relative to this genomic sequence to represent the inferred CDS: inserted 2 bases in 1 codon), whose protein sequence is MSEILQLATLGRPFQLGMLYDCRSDTLIPGFTLWDLQTLQNNLDRCDKPSTEFHIIASDSMEKKAAALNVSGSLKASLLGGLVEVKGSAKYHSDTKESKQQARVTLQYKTTTRFEQLTMSHLGRQNITYPGVFDEGSATHVITAVVYGSQAFFVFDQMASSAENTQDIQGNMEAMIKHLPKIAIQGEASVKMTKEQKSHSEKFSCTFYGDFSLKNNPTTFKDAINIYATLPKLLGPGGAHSVPITVWLYPLNKLDSKAAQLVRGISVGLVNRCQXVLEQLSEAVMRCNDLMKDSVANQFPEIGNRILHFREMCLEYTLVFQGNLARVLPSIQGGGEEEGLLVNILKNREQSPFKHQALTTWLDDKERERKAMRRYLSVFEDVPIAKSKGELDDKLMDPATDYVVCFTFTTLHREDFYLSEANNHLQSLTAQNMQVPNPADGACATGHSEQWFNSRSVSQNMNELFRSFLDFATANRADEKVKFLVSSVQNDSKVGASIYLYERGFLENQCFEPPSQPEIPTVSGTTHDSVTLQLQPPRCGADEIVGYKVEYQASQQEEWTILDPPDQCHSFTIPGLQPHQEYHIRYRAVTKVGVSKASESYKSFTRTASPPGNPVFQDCSPNPTLHWDRPSQIGADVNIIRYSIEYREEPLVNFNKKGGSWEEVKTTGTQCYYRLEGLKPTTDYRVRVSADCGKTGSSAASEEVLIKIETTSVRIAQKLLNDTQLISEGNPSIYKLKLQKEVADKSKQLMKYSFGNPTTKHTMKTIMVLGATGSGKTTLINGMINYILGVEWGDNFRYKLIQEQTGKSQAESQTSSITAYQLHHQVGFNIDYSLTIIDMPEFGNTRGIGWEQQITEQIREYFTSPQGVDQIDAVCFVAQASLPRLTHTQKYAFDSILSIFGKDIAENIQILVTFADGQLPPVLDALKLAEVPCPKDKTDLPVHFKFNNSAIFAQRPISGNCGTECRSNDSGVGGENDDNFDVMFWKMGANSMKTFFIALNTMETRSLSLTREVLKERKQLEVAVVGLQKQIRFGLAKLEELRKTQQALNQHISQMDSYKALERTDILTQIVPEDIIEKTRGAKMSQQNIMESLEQEFVEVENTILALNEQLSGSIRRLEEIALRPNPLSTPAYIDLIIQSEKEEAKPGFMERIQTLMEVKERAELIQKVANNEKLLPLSLNP, encoded by the exons ATGAGCGAGATCTTGCAACTGGCCACTCTGGGCCGTCCTTTCCAATTGGGAATGCTGTACGACTGCCGATCGGACACTCTGATCCCAG GTTTCACCTTGTGGGACTTACAGACACTGCAGAATAACCTTGATCGTTGTGATAAACCCAGCACCGAGTTTCACATCATTGCATCAGACTCCATGGAGAAGAAAGCCGCTGCCCTCAATgtgtcagggtcactgaaggcgagtCTCCTGGGTGGGTTAGTGGAGGTGAAAGGGTCGGCAAAATATCACAGTGACACAAAGGAATCTAAGCAACAAGCACGAGTTACCCTTCAGTACAAAACAACAACCAGGTTTGAGCAACTGACAATGAGTCACTTAGGGAGACAGAATATTACCTACCCGGGTGTGTTTGATGAGGGCTCAGCGACCCATGTCATTACAGCAGTGGTCTATGGGTCCCAGGCCTTCTTTGTGTTTGACCAAATGGCTTCATCAGCAGAGAACACACAGGATATTCAGGGTAACATGGAGGCAATGATTAAACATCTCCCTAAGATTGCGATTCAGGGCGAAGCCTCCGTAAAAATGACAAAAGAACAAAAGTCTCATTCTGAGAAATTTAGCTGCACCTTTTATGGGGATTTCTCACTGAAGAACAACCCCACCACCTTCAAAGATGCCATCAATATCTACGCAACCCTCCCAAAACTCCTCGGCCCAGGTGGAGCGCATTCAGTGCCCATAACAGTCTGGCTCTATCCGCTCAATAAACTCGACTCAAAAGCTGCCCAGCTGGTGAGGGGAATCAGCGTGGGACTGGTCAATCGCTGTCA TGTCCTGGAACAGCTCAGTGAGGCCGTGATGAGGTGCAATGACTTGATGAAAGACAGTGTCGCCAATCAGTTTCCTGAGATCGGGAATAGGATACTGCACTTTCGAGAAATGTGTCTGGAGTACACACTAGTTTTCCAGGGGAATTTGGCGAGGGTTCTGCCATCCATTCAGGGCggcggggaggaggaaggattacTGGTGAATATACTGAAGAACAGGGAACAGTCACCATTCAAACACCAGGCACTGACCACGTGGCTGGATGACAAGGAACGAGAGAGGAAGGCAATGAGACGTTACCTCAGCGTATTTGAAGATGTACCAATTGCGAAATCAAAGGGCGAGTTGGATGACAAGTTGATGGATCCAGCAacagattatgttgtctgcttcacATTTACAACATTACATCGGGAGGACTTCTACCTGTCAGAGGCAAAcaaccacctccaatctctcacaGCTCAGAACATGCAGGTACCCAATCCTGCTGACGGAGCCTGTGCAACAGGACACAGCGAACAATGGTTTAATTCACGGTCTGTCTCCCAGAATATGAACGAGCTATTCCGATCATTCCTGGATTTTGCCACAGCCAATAGAGCAGATGAGAAAGTAAAATTCCTTGTTAGTTCTGTGCAGAATGACAGCAAAGTGGGAGCATCCATTTACCTGTACGAGAGAGGGTTTCTGGAGAACCAGTGCTTTGAACCCCCGTCACAGCCAGAGATACCGACGGTTAGTGGAACAACTCATGACAGTGTGACGCTGCAGTTACAGCCACCAAGATGTGGTGCCGATGAGATTGTGGGCTACAAGGTAGAGTACCAAGCTAGCCAGCAGGAGGAATGGACAATTCTGGACCCACCTGATCAATGCCACTCCTTCACAATCCCTGGGTTACAGCCACACCAGGAGTATCACATTCGATACAGAGCAGTGACCAAGGTAGGGGTCAGCAAGGCTAGTGAGAGCTACAAGAGCTTCACCCGGACGGCAAGCCCACCTGGTAATCCGGTCTTCCAGGATTGTTCACCCAATCCAACACTGCACTGGGACAGACCAAGTCAGATTGGAGCTGATGTTAACATAATTCGATACAGCATTGAATATAGAGAAGAACCGTTAGTTAATTTCAACAAGAAAGGTGGATCATGGGAGGAAGTTAAGACAACAGGCACACAATGCTACTATCGTTTAGAGGGACTGAAACCCACGACTGACTACCGAGTCCGAGTGTCTGCTGATTGCGGAAAGACAGGATCTAGTGCAGCAAGTGAGGAGGTTCTAATAAAAATAGAAACCACATCAGTCAGAATAGCCCAGAAACTTCTCAACGACACTCAATTAATATCCGAAGGAAACCCTTCTATTTACAAGCTCAAACTACAGAAGGAGGTAGCTGATAAATCCAAACAGCTTATGAAATACTCCTTTGGAAACCCCACCACAAAACACACAATGAAGACAATTATGGTTCTGGGAGCAACTGGGTCAGGAAAGACAACCCTCATCAATGGGATGATCAATTACATCTTGGGCGTGGAATGGGGAGACAACTTCAGATACAAGTTAATACAGGAACAGACAGGAAAGtcccaggctgagagtcagacaTCCTCCATCACTGCCTACCAGCTCCACCATCAGGTAGGATTTAACATCGATTACTCTCTGACCATCATTGACATGCCAGAATTCGGAAACACCAGGGGCATCGGGTGGGAGCAACAGATCACTGAGCAAATCCGTGAGTACTTCACTTCCCCACAGGGTGTTGATCAGATCGACGCCGTGTGCTTTGTTGCTCAAGCCTCCCTGCCTCGCCTGACTCACACACAGAAATATGCCTTTGATTCAATTCTTTCTATTTTTGGCAAAGATATTGCAGAGAACATTCAGATCCTGGTGACGTTCGCAGACGGACAGCTTCCCCCCGTTCTGGATGCCCTGAAATTAGCTGAGGTACCGTGTCCCAAAGACAAAACGGATCTGCCAGTACACTTCAAGTTTAACAATTCAGCCATTTTTGCCCAGCGTCCAATCTCTGGAAACTGTGGCACCGAGTGCAGATCCAATGACAGCGGAGTAGGGGGAGAGAACGATGATAACTTTGATGTAATGTTTTGGAAGATGGGAGCAAACAGTATGAAGACATTCTTCATAGCTCTGAACACAATGGAAACCAGAAGTTTGAGTTTAACGAGAGAGGTTCTGAAGGAACGTAAGCAGTTAGAAGTTGCAGTGGTGGGATTGCAGAAGCAGATCCGATTTGGTCTCGCCAAACTGGAAGAACTAAGGAAAACGCAACAAGCTCTGAACCAACACATATCCCAGATGGATAGTTATAAAGCATTGGAAAGAACTGATATATTGACACAGATTGTTCCGGAAGATATAATCGAGAAGACCCGTGGTGCGAAGATGTCCCAGCAGAATATTATGGAATCACTTGAGCAGGAGTTTGTTGAGGTTGAGAACACAATTCTGGCGCTGAATGAACAATTATCGGGCAGCATTAGACGACTTGAAGAAATAGCTCTGAGACCAAACCCATTATCCACCCCAGCTTACATTGACCTCATTATTCAGTCTGAGAAAGAAGAGGCGAAGCCTGGGTTCATGGAGCGAATTCAGACACTGATGGAAGTAAAGGAACGAGCAGAGTTAATACAAAAGGTAGCAAACAATGAGAAACTGCTACCACTTTCACTCAACCCATAA